The following nucleotide sequence is from Cytobacillus luteolus.
CGTTCATCATGCATGAAAAGGAGATGGATGATCCTTATTGCCGCTACCTGGCCAATCAGGCAGAATGTGTAGTTGTTAATGTCGATTATGCGAAAGCACCAGAGTACCCTTTTCCTAAGCCGATTGAACAGGGTTATGAAATTCTTCAATGGATAAAGAGAAGAGCCGATGATTTGAATATTGATGCGGAAAAAATGATGGTTGGCGGACAAAGTTCAGGGGCAAATATAGCAGCAGCCCTCTGTCTATACATAGAAGAGAAAGGGGAAAAACAGCCGCTGCTCCAAGTGCTATCCTGCCCGATGCTGGACTTTGCCACCCCGCATGCAGAAAAACCGGAACCGGATAAGTGGCGTGCCCGATATCCTCAAGTAGCACATTTCTTAAACATGTGCTACATACCAGACAAAGGACAAGCGGAGCATCCTCTCGCTTCCCCTGTTCGTGCTGTGGTGAATGGCCGCTTAGCTTCTGCCCTTATTCTCATAGCGGAGTACGATGCTTTCAGGCCGGAAGCCGAATGCTATTCTGAGAAATTAAAAGCATCTGGGGTAAACGTTCAAGAAGAGATATTTATAGATTGTAAACATGCTTTTACCCATCTAGGCCCAAAAGAAAGAGCAGAAGAGGCTTGGAAGCTTGTCGCATGGAAAATCAGGGCAACGGCCGAATCCTATGGAAATTGAAATACCTCTTCCGTTATACCTCTACATTCAAGTTTTTAAACGGGTAAAGTGATTGTAAGATTCCAGACTTATAGCAGTAGAAAAATAGAATACAAAGCCAATCGACGATTTATGATGATTTGCGAGAAGGAGATGTAATAACAGTTGAAAAATAAAAACGTACTAGTTATCGGAGGCGGACTCGGTGGACTGTCGGCTGCGATTTCACTTGCGCAGGCCGGATACGATGTCTCCTTATATGAAAAAAATGAACATATTGGAGGAAAGCTGAACCGCCTCGAACAGGATGGTTTCGGTTTTGATTTGGGCCCATCCATACTTACGATGCCCCAGATCTTTGAAAAATTGTTTTCTGCCAGTGGGAAATCCATGAAGGACTACGTTCCGATTGAAAAGCTGGACCATCAATGGCGCTCCTTTTTCCCTGATGGAAATATCATAGACTTATATGAAGATTTGAAGGAAATGCAAGAGAAGAACCCAACCCTGAGTGAAAAGGATATGCGTGAATATCAGGATCTGCTTCACTATTCAAAAAGACTTTATGATATGACGGATCAAACCTATTTTAAGCATGGCGTTGATAAGACGAGAGAAATCATGAAACATACGGGCCTATTCACTGCTTTAAAGAACTTTGATCTGTTTTCTACAGTTCATGGAGCCATTGATAAACGGATAAGTAATGATCAGTTCCGCGATATGCTTTCGTATTTTATCAAGTATGTGGGTTCGTCCCCTTACGATGCACCAGCGGTCTTGAACATGATGATCTACATGCAGCATGACCAAGGTGTATGGTATGTGCCCGGCGGTTTGCATAAACTGGCGGACGGCCTAGTGAAGCTGGCTAATGATGTGGGTGTTCGCTTCCACCTGGGCAGGAAGATTGTCAAGCTTGAAAAAAAGAACGGCGAAATCACGGGTGCCGTTTTGGAGGATGGTACAAAGCTAACAGCAGATTATTATGTTTCCAATATGGAAGTCATACCGGTTTATGAACGATTACTGGAGGAAGACAGCCATTATGTGAATAAATTAAAGAAGAAATTCGAACCGGCCAGCTCCGGTCTTGTCATGCATTTGGGCGTGAAAAAGAGCTATCCGCAGCTGCGCCATCATAATTTCTTTTTCGCAGAAAATATGAAGCAGCAAATGCAATCCATCTTCCATCGTCATGAACTGCCGGAAGATCCGGTCATTTATTTGGTCAACGTCAATAAAACAGATCCGGCGCAGGCTCCTGCAGGACATGAAAATATAAAGGTACTGCCCCATATTCCTTATATTCGTGATCAGAAACCTTTCACGCAGCAGGACTATGAACAATTCGCTGAGCGGGTTCTGATCAAATTAGAAAAAATGGGTTTAGACGATTTGCGAGATCATATCGTTACAAAGGATTTATGGACACCGGAGGATATTAGGCGGATGTATGGCTCTGACCGGGGTGCAATTTATGGAACAGTGTCAGACCGCAAGAAAAATAAAGGATTCAAGCATCCGAAACAAAGTGAACGCTATGGCAATCTATTTTTTGTCGGTGGAACCGTAAACCCCGGCGGCGGAATGCCGATGGTTACCTTAAGCGGTCAGCTTGTAAGCGAGAAAATAGTTCAGAGGGATTCAGCCCATGCCTGACAATGATTTTCATTTTCTGAAGACATTACCGACAAGGCAGAGGGAGGAACTGTTGTCAACGGGGAGGCCTTCGGTTGAAGAAGTTAAAAAACAACTACTGAAGCTGAAATCCATTCTGTTGGAGCACGAAGCAGCCTTTACCTGGGCCCTTCATTCAGATTTAGGAAAACCGGCATTCGAATCCTTTTCATCTGAAATCGCCGTTTTATTGAATGAAATCGAGTATGTATGCAAGCATATAGCAAAATGGAACCGACCTGTACGGTCCCGGCACCTTAAATTGGGATATGTGGAAGCTATCCAAAGAATGAGGCATCCATATGGGAGTGTACTCATCATCGGTTCGTGGAATTACCCGGTCCAGCTTACCTTGATGCCTGCCATTGGTGCAATTGCCTGCGGAAACCGCTGCGTGATTAAACCATCTGAACATGCACCCGCAACAGCTGAACTGTTAAAAGAAATCATCAATCGCGCATTTCCTCCCGAACGATTACACGTTGTGACAGGAAATGCACAAACCGCGAGCCTGTTGACTTCAGCCCCTTTTGACCTAATTTTTTTTACAGGCAGCGGAAAGACTGGGAAAGCTGTGGCAGAGCAGGCAGCTAAACAGCTCACACCGGTGATACTCGAACTAGGTGGTAAAAACCCATGTATTATGGATGAAACAGGCTATTCAAAAACCGCCATTAGAGAAATTGTCTGGGGTAAATTCCTTAATGCTGGGCAAACCTGTATTGCACCGGATACACTTTTTGTCCATCATTCCATTTATGAAAAAGCACTGAATGAAATTTCTACTTCGGTTTCAGCTTTTTACGGAGAACAGCCTCAGGCAAGCAGGGATTATGGCAGGATCTGTACAATTGCACATTTTCAAAAGATGGTTGAGTTTATCGGGCAGGGAATTGTCCGGCATGGAGGTGTGCATGATCGAAACGATCGGTTCATCGCCCCGACCGTGGTAACGGATATCAAACCAGAAAGTCCGATTCTGCAGGAAGAAATTTTCGGTCCGGTTCTTCCTGTCATTCCCTATACAGACTTAAAAACGTTATTATCCAGTGGCAGCCTTCAGCGCGATACACTTACGGGTTATATATTTAGTAAAAACAAGAATCAAATTCAACTGTTCAAGGAACATATGCGTTCACCAACCATCAGTGTCAATCAAGTGATACATCATGCCGCGAGCCCCCATATCGCATTTGGAGGGGTTGGAAGAAGTGGATACGGTGCTTATCATGGCAAAGCTGGTTTTCTAGCTTTTAGTTATGAAAAAACAGATTACAAAACGTATCATTACCTGCGTTTTCAAGGTAAATTCCCGCCGTATTCCGACCAAAATATGAAAGCATTGAAAAAATTAAGAAAGTGGCTGCTTTAATAGGATTATTGTACACTGCCATTACTTTTAGGACTTGTTAAGAATGAAGCAGAATATTTTTTGGAAGCGAGTGAATTTACATGAAGAAGAAGGTGATTGTCGTTGGGGCGGGTGTAGCAGGGCTTGCCAGTGCCATAAGGCTGCAGCATGAAGGCTATCAGGTAGAAATATATGAAAAAGGTTTAACACCCGGAGGAAAAATGAATCGTATTGAACTGGACGGGGGGTACACATTTGATTTGGGGCCAAGCATCGTTATGATGCCAGAATTATATCGGGAACTATTTGAACTATGCGGCCGCGACCCTGATGATTACATTCCAATGGAAAAATTGGACCCAATTTATCGGGCTTATTTCAGTGATATTCCCGACAAGCCTTTTGATATCTCCTCTGACCTTACAGAATTAACAAAGACAATTGAATCAATTAGCGAAGAGGACACGGCAGGTTTTTTTCAATATTTGCATGAAATTTACAAACGATTTGTAATTGCAAAGCATTACGTACTTCAAAGACCTTTTCGCAAAAGGACTGATTTTTATAACCTTCCGATGTTGAAGAAAGCATTGAAACTGAAACCTTATGACACTGCAGATGCGTTTATAGGAAAATATATTAAGAATGAACGGCTGAAACAGTTGATCAGTTTTCAAACGTTATACATAGGTATTTCCCCTCTTAAAAGTCCTTCTTTTTACACCATGATTCCTATGATTCAATTTTTATATGGAGTATGGTTTATAAAAGGCGGAATGTATACGATGGCTTTGGCCATGGAGAGGCTTTTTGGGGAACTTGGAGGAACCATTCACTATGGCAAGGATGTGCAGGAGATAGCCATTCACAATTGCAAAGCGGAAGGGATTGTTGTGGATGGACAGAAAATCTCTTCGGATTATGTTGTTTGTAATGCAGACTTTCCATATGCGATGAAGCACTTGGTAAATGACAAAACTTCCAAAGGAAAATATACCGATAAGAAAATCGACAGCATGAAATACTCTTGTTCATGTTTTCTGTTATATCTCGGTATGGACCGGAAATATGAAGAAATTGACCATGTACATAATTTTATTTTCAACGAAAACCTAGATCAGAATCTTAAAGATATTTTTGATGGGAAGAAACTGACGAATGCCTCTTTCTATGTATATATCGCTTCAAAAATGGATCCTTCCCTTGCGCCTGAGGGAAAGGATGGTTTGTATATACTAATGCCCGTATCAGATATAGCTACAGCAAACTATAAATGGGACGAGGATACCATTTCTTATTATCGAGGTTACATTTTAAATGAATTAAAGAAAATCCGTGGTTTTGAAAACATTGAAGATGAGATTGTCACCGAAACGCATACAACACCATTGGATTTTAGGTCGAAATTCAATGCTTATAATGGCGCCACGTTTGGTCTGCAGCCAATCCTGAAACAAAGCAACCACTATCGTCCGCAAAGCAAGGCGAGCCATTGTGAAAATTTGTACTTTACCGGAAGCAGTACACATCCCGGCGCCGGTGTCCCAATCGTGCTATTATCAGCCAGAATAACAGCACAGGAACTGATACAAGACGATACGGGCAATTTGTTTGATTACTCAGTAAGATAAAGACTTTTCAGGGATCATAAAAGCTGTGTGCTTACACACAGCGGAAGGAGGCAGGTTTTATGTCTGCTGTAGAAGTGATTAATCTCGCGATTGGATTTGTAGCAGTTGTGATTGGCTTCATCATGTTCTGGTCTTTGCCGGTTCCTGTTTTTTCCTCCAGACCTACGGCTGGTCTTCCGTTTCTGTCCATCATTATTCCAGCTAGGAATGAAGAAGGCAGGATCTCACCGTTATTGCAATCATTGCAGGAGCAGCGTTTCAGACAATTTGAAATTCTGGTTGTTGATGACGATTCATCCGACAATACTGTGGCTATCGCGGAAAGCTATGGTGCAAAGGTTCTGCAGAATGCAGGGGCAGGAAAATCATCAGCCTGCTGGCATGGTGCCGAACATGCCAAAGGGGGCTGGTTATTATTTTTAGATGCAGATACGAGATTCACCAGTGTGGATGGGTTAAGCAATCTGCTGCATTTCTATCAGGGAAAGGGAGCCAAAGGCATTACAGCATTACAGCCATTTCATACAGTTGAGCGCTTGTATGAACACATCTCCGTTATATTCAACATCATCGTCGTGGTAGGGATGAATCTATTTACGATTTGGGGATCGCGGTTTAAAACCGCTGGTTCGTTCGGTCCATGCATTCTATGTAATCGAGATGATTACTTTTTGTCTGGAGGGCATAAAAAAATCGAAGGAGCCATCATGGATGATCTGGCACTGGGAGAGGCATTTCTTGAACATGATCTACCGGTTCGCTGCCTGGGCGGCAAAGGAATTATGTCTTTGCGCATGTACCCAGAAGGCGTGGGAAGCCTGATCGAGGGCTGGTGCAAAAGTTTTGCCGTCGGTTCCAAGTCAACTCATCCCGTTGTCATGCTGATGGTTATCTTCTGGATTTCCGGCAGTTTCATTGCTGCGGGAGCATTGGTCTCTTCCATTATTGAATGGAACCCTGCCGCAATGCTGTTCAGTGGAATATTGTATATCTTATATACGATTCAAACGGCATGGTTTGCCAGCAGGGTCGGTAATTTCAGATGGGCAGTTTTCCCTTTTTATCCGATATTGTTTTTGTTTTTCGTAGGGATCTATCTGTATTCCTTCATCAGGGTGAATATTTTCCATTCTGTGAGTTGGAAGGGTCGTAAAATTAAGGTCTGAACATCCATAATTCTTGCGTGAGCGATCGTCGATTTTGCACAGGGTCATAAAATATCTAAGAGAGAAGCGCGGGGATGGATCCAGGACTTCTTTACATGTAGGGCAAAGAACTAGAACAGTGCCCATTGTAAATTGTGCAATATTTGAGCAAGATTTATAGCTAAAAAAAAAGCAAGATGGAGAATAGGTCCATAATGCTTTAATCTTCTGTTTTTGGTTTATACATCTTTGTTTTTACTAATCCAAGGCATTTTCGAACAATTTCTCTTATATCAATCTGTCCTTTTACGAGCTCATATTCTGTCTCAAATCGATCCCTATCATAAGGGAATTGTTCACCGCTCTTATCAGTGATTAGGTAATCTCCAGGAAGTCCCTTCAATGTACCATTTGATGTTTCAACTGTGATAGATCTGTTAAGCTTCACAGCCTCAACAATAATGGGTTTTTTTCTATACTTTGGCATGGGTGCCAACCTCCTTTACAATAATAGGCTATGCCAAAAGGAGCGAGTATGTATAGGCTATAGCTTGAATATATAGTATTTAAAAATGGCGTTTTTAAAAGGCAGGAATAATTCCTGCCTTTTAATCATTCCTTTTCAATTACTTTCTTTTTTGGCTCTTCATTTTATTCATTTCAAGTTCAGCTGCATATTCTTCTTGTGATTTTCCTTGCTTCTGACTTTCAGATTGAATTTTTCTGAACTTATTATCATTTAGATTCGGCATGAATACACCTCCTTTTGAACATAGATATTTTGTACTAAGGTAGGAGTATTATTCTTTTATCAAATCTTAATTTTTGTATTAGACAATTATTTAGTATAAGAATTACTTTATTTCCAAAATGCGATAAATAAAGTAGT
It contains:
- a CDS encoding alpha/beta hydrolase, translating into MFTVMIARLLRLLPNQAKKTPMIPLQKVKMKKDVQVETSVKPTNISLYYPLEARQNKFPVYINFHGGAFIMHEKEMDDPYCRYLANQAECVVVNVDYAKAPEYPFPKPIEQGYEILQWIKRRADDLNIDAEKMMVGGQSSGANIAAALCLYIEEKGEKQPLLQVLSCPMLDFATPHAEKPEPDKWRARYPQVAHFLNMCYIPDKGQAEHPLASPVRAVVNGRLASALILIAEYDAFRPEAECYSEKLKASGVNVQEEIFIDCKHAFTHLGPKERAEEAWKLVAWKIRATAESYGN
- a CDS encoding phytoene desaturase family protein — its product is MKNKNVLVIGGGLGGLSAAISLAQAGYDVSLYEKNEHIGGKLNRLEQDGFGFDLGPSILTMPQIFEKLFSASGKSMKDYVPIEKLDHQWRSFFPDGNIIDLYEDLKEMQEKNPTLSEKDMREYQDLLHYSKRLYDMTDQTYFKHGVDKTREIMKHTGLFTALKNFDLFSTVHGAIDKRISNDQFRDMLSYFIKYVGSSPYDAPAVLNMMIYMQHDQGVWYVPGGLHKLADGLVKLANDVGVRFHLGRKIVKLEKKNGEITGAVLEDGTKLTADYYVSNMEVIPVYERLLEEDSHYVNKLKKKFEPASSGLVMHLGVKKSYPQLRHHNFFFAENMKQQMQSIFHRHELPEDPVIYLVNVNKTDPAQAPAGHENIKVLPHIPYIRDQKPFTQQDYEQFAERVLIKLEKMGLDDLRDHIVTKDLWTPEDIRRMYGSDRGAIYGTVSDRKKNKGFKHPKQSERYGNLFFVGGTVNPGGGMPMVTLSGQLVSEKIVQRDSAHA
- a CDS encoding aldehyde dehydrogenase family protein, encoding MPDNDFHFLKTLPTRQREELLSTGRPSVEEVKKQLLKLKSILLEHEAAFTWALHSDLGKPAFESFSSEIAVLLNEIEYVCKHIAKWNRPVRSRHLKLGYVEAIQRMRHPYGSVLIIGSWNYPVQLTLMPAIGAIACGNRCVIKPSEHAPATAELLKEIINRAFPPERLHVVTGNAQTASLLTSAPFDLIFFTGSGKTGKAVAEQAAKQLTPVILELGGKNPCIMDETGYSKTAIREIVWGKFLNAGQTCIAPDTLFVHHSIYEKALNEISTSVSAFYGEQPQASRDYGRICTIAHFQKMVEFIGQGIVRHGGVHDRNDRFIAPTVVTDIKPESPILQEEIFGPVLPVIPYTDLKTLLSSGSLQRDTLTGYIFSKNKNQIQLFKEHMRSPTISVNQVIHHAASPHIAFGGVGRSGYGAYHGKAGFLAFSYEKTDYKTYHYLRFQGKFPPYSDQNMKALKKLRKWLL
- a CDS encoding phytoene desaturase family protein, coding for MKKKVIVVGAGVAGLASAIRLQHEGYQVEIYEKGLTPGGKMNRIELDGGYTFDLGPSIVMMPELYRELFELCGRDPDDYIPMEKLDPIYRAYFSDIPDKPFDISSDLTELTKTIESISEEDTAGFFQYLHEIYKRFVIAKHYVLQRPFRKRTDFYNLPMLKKALKLKPYDTADAFIGKYIKNERLKQLISFQTLYIGISPLKSPSFYTMIPMIQFLYGVWFIKGGMYTMALAMERLFGELGGTIHYGKDVQEIAIHNCKAEGIVVDGQKISSDYVVCNADFPYAMKHLVNDKTSKGKYTDKKIDSMKYSCSCFLLYLGMDRKYEEIDHVHNFIFNENLDQNLKDIFDGKKLTNASFYVYIASKMDPSLAPEGKDGLYILMPVSDIATANYKWDEDTISYYRGYILNELKKIRGFENIEDEIVTETHTTPLDFRSKFNAYNGATFGLQPILKQSNHYRPQSKASHCENLYFTGSSTHPGAGVPIVLLSARITAQELIQDDTGNLFDYSVR
- a CDS encoding glycosyltransferase, encoding MSAVEVINLAIGFVAVVIGFIMFWSLPVPVFSSRPTAGLPFLSIIIPARNEEGRISPLLQSLQEQRFRQFEILVVDDDSSDNTVAIAESYGAKVLQNAGAGKSSACWHGAEHAKGGWLLFLDADTRFTSVDGLSNLLHFYQGKGAKGITALQPFHTVERLYEHISVIFNIIVVVGMNLFTIWGSRFKTAGSFGPCILCNRDDYFLSGGHKKIEGAIMDDLALGEAFLEHDLPVRCLGGKGIMSLRMYPEGVGSLIEGWCKSFAVGSKSTHPVVMLMVIFWISGSFIAAGALVSSIIEWNPAAMLFSGILYILYTIQTAWFASRVGNFRWAVFPFYPILFLFFVGIYLYSFIRVNIFHSVSWKGRKIKV